The uncultured Desulfuromonas sp. genome has a segment encoding these proteins:
- a CDS encoding c-type cytochrome: MKKTLFISVCLVYLITFSGSAFAAKGWRDGKKSYKSVCMNCHKRGGEAERLKLTQWSKEKWTNFFAEEKTGRHEEPWGRFSEKDKDNLLEYFHKVSDDVKKLNGCG, from the coding sequence ATGAAAAAAACTCTGTTTATTTCAGTCTGTCTCGTTTATCTGATTACCTTTTCCGGGAGCGCTTTTGCTGCCAAGGGCTGGCGGGATGGCAAAAAGAGTTATAAATCAGTCTGCATGAATTGTCACAAACGCGGCGGGGAAGCTGAGCGGCTTAAGCTCACTCAGTGGAGTAAGGAGAAGTGGACGAATTTCTTTGCCGAAGAGAAGACTGGCCGCCATGAAGAACCGTGGGGGAGATTCAGTGAAAAGGATAAAGATAACCTTTTAGAGTATTTCCATAAAGTTTCTGATGATGTAAAAAAACTGAATGGCTGCGGATAA
- a CDS encoding cytochrome c — MRTKLFVPLCVFCLVVFFTGSVFAASWRDGKKTYKSVCMSCHKRGGEAERLKLNQWSKAKWTKYFSEEKKGKHQEPWGQLTDEEKDNLLKYFHKYAKDDHTRLGCG, encoded by the coding sequence ATGAGAACAAAACTGTTTGTCCCACTGTGTGTTTTCTGTCTGGTTGTTTTCTTTACCGGTTCCGTTTTTGCTGCCAGTTGGCGAGATGGCAAAAAAACTTACAAGTCGGTCTGTATGAGCTGTCACAAGCGTGGCGGTGAAGCTGAACGACTGAAACTGAACCAATGGAGTAAAGCAAAGTGGACTAAGTATTTTTCCGAAGAGAAAAAAGGTAAGCACCAAGAGCCTTGGGGGCAGTTAACCGATGAAGAAAAGGATAATCTTCTTAAATACTTTCATAAGTATGCTAAAGATGATCACACCCGCCTCGGTTGTGGTTAG
- a CDS encoding AMP-binding protein, translating to MSTIIELIQSSCQKHPNATALREKKNKRWQTITYADLWRDSDKVAAGLEQLGISQNSHIALLAPSSMCWITTYLGVLKQGCVVIPIDKDLKQNELRHVLIDSEAHVVFTVEKYVEDLLELRKSLTELQHIVVMDNTLSRHGKATEAFEIIGDLISEWHSLVNTLNIPREQAQKLEQLANKTHQLLTSASSDPSNNEAPDLFSPSANLMKEALKKGVLLDYDQFIRNSTIEPAPISSEDTAVILYTSGTTGRSKGAILSHGNITSNVKDLIPHFQLDQRIHTLSFLPINHVFEQVCGILLPLTLGGTISFAESLKKLGENLAEVKPTFLLGVPAVYRIFLDRIMKGINSKKVSKALYSLPLTRTVIAKKVRETLGAGTIFVSGGAALDPAVAAQFKELDILIYQGYGITETSPVITAEQPGKMRLGTVGRPLPSVQVKIAAPNDEGIGEILCKGPNVMKGYYKNTDATSEVLIDGWYHTGDMGKIDSDGYLSICGRVKNLIVTPNGKNVYPEEIENELLNSPFIQEVMVYGHKVSPTAEEVHAQIYPDQEMIDSYAQEQGLYPLEHKAVEDLIRDEVLKIGKQLADYKRVKRFTLREDEFPKTTTRKIKRFVVEADISATE from the coding sequence GTGAGTACAATCATCGAACTAATCCAATCCAGTTGTCAGAAACATCCCAACGCCACTGCACTACGCGAAAAAAAAAATAAACGTTGGCAAACCATCACCTACGCTGACCTATGGCGTGACTCCGACAAAGTTGCTGCCGGACTTGAACAACTAGGCATCTCTCAAAACAGTCACATTGCACTGTTAGCACCCTCTTCCATGTGCTGGATCACCACTTACCTCGGTGTTCTCAAGCAAGGCTGTGTGGTCATTCCCATCGACAAGGACCTGAAACAGAACGAACTGAGACACGTCCTTATAGACAGCGAAGCTCATGTTGTTTTCACGGTAGAAAAATACGTCGAAGATCTTCTTGAACTCCGTAAGAGCCTGACTGAGTTGCAACACATTGTTGTCATGGACAACACATTAAGCCGTCACGGCAAGGCCACGGAAGCGTTTGAAATCATCGGCGACCTGATCAGCGAATGGCACTCACTGGTCAATACATTGAATATTCCACGGGAACAGGCGCAAAAACTCGAACAGTTGGCCAATAAGACCCACCAGCTTCTCACCTCGGCATCATCCGACCCCAGCAACAATGAAGCTCCGGACCTTTTTTCACCGAGCGCGAACCTGATGAAAGAAGCCCTTAAAAAAGGGGTCCTTCTTGATTATGATCAGTTTATCAGAAACAGTACGATTGAACCGGCGCCTATCTCTTCAGAGGATACGGCGGTTATACTTTATACCTCAGGAACCACAGGGCGATCCAAAGGCGCGATCCTCAGCCATGGCAACATCACGTCCAATGTCAAGGACCTGATTCCCCATTTCCAACTTGACCAACGCATTCACACCTTATCGTTTCTGCCGATTAACCATGTCTTTGAACAAGTATGCGGCATCCTGCTCCCACTCACTCTGGGAGGAACCATCTCTTTCGCTGAATCCCTGAAAAAGCTCGGAGAAAACCTGGCTGAAGTCAAGCCGACTTTTCTACTGGGCGTGCCGGCGGTTTATCGCATATTCCTGGATCGAATCATGAAAGGGATTAACAGCAAGAAAGTCTCAAAGGCGCTTTATTCTCTTCCATTGACACGCACAGTCATAGCGAAAAAAGTCCGGGAGACACTGGGGGCGGGAACCATTTTCGTCAGCGGTGGTGCCGCTCTTGACCCGGCGGTCGCTGCGCAATTCAAAGAACTGGATATCCTCATTTATCAAGGCTACGGCATCACCGAAACATCGCCGGTCATTACGGCGGAACAGCCGGGGAAAATGCGCCTTGGTACTGTCGGTCGCCCATTGCCTTCTGTTCAAGTCAAAATCGCTGCCCCCAACGACGAAGGCATCGGCGAGATCCTCTGTAAAGGCCCCAATGTTATGAAGGGGTATTATAAAAATACGGATGCGACCAGTGAAGTGCTTATAGACGGCTGGTATCACACCGGTGATATGGGCAAAATCGACTCCGATGGCTACTTAAGTATCTGTGGGCGGGTTAAAAACCTGATTGTCACTCCAAATGGCAAAAATGTTTATCCTGAAGAGATTGAAAACGAATTGCTTAACAGTCCTTTTATTCAGGAAGTGATGGTCTATGGACACAAGGTCAGCCCGACGGCTGAAGAGGTTCATGCGCAGATTTACCCGGATCAGGAAATGATAGACAGCTATGCTCAGGAACAAGGACTTTATCCACTGGAGCACAAAGCGGTTGAGGATTTGATTCGCGATGAAGTCTTGAAAATCGGTAAACAGCTGGCGGACTACAAACGGGTCAAACGATTCACCTTACGTGAAGATGAATTCCCCAAAACCACTACGCGTAAAATCAAACGCTTTGTGGTTGAAGCCGACATCTCAGCAACCGAATAA
- the rpmI gene encoding 50S ribosomal protein L35 codes for MPKIKTNRGAAKRFRKTGTGKIRRNKAFTSHILTKKTTKRKRDLRHGTIVDASDHKNISCLIPYK; via the coding sequence ATGCCCAAAATTAAAACCAACCGTGGCGCTGCAAAGCGCTTTCGTAAAACCGGAACCGGAAAAATCCGTCGCAATAAGGCCTTTACCAGCCATATTCTGACTAAAAAGACCACCAAGCGTAAGCGTGATCTGCGTCATGGCACCATTGTCGACGCATCGGATCATAAAAATATCAGTTGCCTGATCCCTTATAAGTAG
- a CDS encoding methyl-accepting chemotaxis protein — translation MAKTAAKPLTIKKITGRSITSLSFLVVLVLAMSVGVYYYLTNQAKINTEENIAQLSLTDELTRGFSRLQVLEGSMTLAAINGDRDAFEARSEAVLDHLMALQDLLDRLETYAETQRLEFQRMTETLVVIFSEVSLDLEEGMVQLEQGASVKSLASMYARYNQNVRELDNDVSQLRKMIIKQIQLKHQLKHQDRIYYGGAAGSLLLLLLFIMLSSHWNNRMVLSLRELRNSIERINQGDFSEIDIKPKDEIAATALMFNQTLEQYKDAIIADSERETTQLNLINFLEVVSEAADGDLSLKAPVTADAFGSIADAYNLMIESLSDLLQDTRQNAQDVGKQTKNLIQIFSEMEMGADTQSDQVEKAIEAVRSSALAAKDISEKASKAQDSSNQVDVVTARGSNLVTDNIEGMQLIRVTVQVINKKMKSLSERLLEIGTISQLISEIATRTTILAMNASIEASRAGEQGRGFLVISDEIKRLADKSAEATKQINGVIKSIQTEAGEVTASLEEETKTVEVQTRLAQDTGEAFHAIQEAIQQSKGVVTEISTLSSKQLEMTNNVEQAMEKVAEISELTLKQVKDSAAITTGLTEQSTVLLSSVDTFHLAEDE, via the coding sequence ATGGCGAAAACTGCTGCTAAGCCGCTGACGATTAAAAAGATTACGGGTCGAAGCATTACTTCGTTGTCCTTTCTGGTCGTGCTGGTCCTGGCGATGAGTGTGGGCGTGTACTATTACCTGACCAATCAAGCCAAGATTAATACGGAAGAGAATATCGCTCAGCTCTCATTGACCGATGAGCTGACACGTGGTTTTTCACGCTTGCAGGTTCTTGAGGGGTCCATGACTCTGGCCGCCATAAATGGAGATCGTGACGCATTTGAGGCACGTTCTGAAGCCGTTCTTGATCATCTTATGGCATTACAGGATTTGCTTGACAGGCTGGAGACTTATGCAGAAACGCAACGTCTTGAATTTCAACGCATGACCGAGACCCTGGTTGTCATTTTCTCTGAAGTTTCCCTTGACCTCGAAGAAGGGATGGTCCAACTGGAGCAAGGTGCTTCGGTTAAAAGTCTCGCCTCAATGTATGCGCGCTATAACCAGAATGTGCGCGAGCTGGATAATGATGTTTCTCAGTTGCGAAAAATGATCATCAAACAGATCCAGCTCAAACATCAACTTAAGCACCAGGACCGCATTTATTATGGTGGTGCGGCAGGGTCGTTGTTGCTGCTGCTGTTGTTTATCATGTTGTCCTCTCATTGGAACAACCGCATGGTTCTGTCGCTACGAGAACTGCGCAACAGTATTGAACGTATCAATCAAGGCGACTTCTCTGAAATCGATATTAAGCCCAAAGATGAAATTGCCGCCACGGCGTTAATGTTTAACCAGACGCTTGAGCAATACAAAGACGCTATTATTGCGGATTCCGAACGTGAGACCACGCAGCTTAATCTGATCAACTTCCTGGAAGTTGTTAGTGAGGCCGCTGATGGTGACTTGTCCCTGAAAGCTCCGGTTACAGCCGATGCTTTCGGTTCAATTGCCGACGCGTATAACCTGATGATTGAGAGTTTGTCTGACCTGCTCCAAGATACGCGTCAGAACGCTCAGGACGTTGGTAAGCAGACGAAAAACCTGATCCAGATCTTCTCTGAAATGGAGATGGGTGCAGATACACAATCCGATCAGGTTGAAAAAGCCATCGAGGCGGTACGGAGTTCCGCTCTTGCTGCGAAAGATATTTCCGAAAAAGCCTCCAAGGCACAAGATAGCTCCAACCAGGTGGACGTCGTTACCGCACGCGGTAGTAATTTGGTTACCGATAACATAGAAGGAATGCAGTTGATTCGTGTCACGGTGCAGGTGATCAATAAGAAGATGAAGTCCCTTTCCGAGCGTCTGCTGGAAATCGGCACAATCTCTCAGTTGATTTCTGAAATTGCCACCCGGACCACCATCCTGGCCATGAATGCGTCCATTGAGGCCTCTCGTGCCGGTGAACAGGGACGAGGCTTTCTGGTTATCTCGGATGAGATCAAGCGACTGGCGGATAAGTCGGCTGAAGCGACCAAACAGATTAATGGGGTTATCAAATCTATCCAGACTGAGGCTGGTGAGGTTACGGCTTCACTTGAAGAAGAGACCAAGACGGTTGAGGTTCAAACACGTCTTGCTCAAGATACCGGTGAAGCTTTTCACGCGATTCAGGAAGCGATTCAGCAATCGAAAGGTGTTGTCACTGAAATTTCGACTTTGTCCTCCAAGCAGCTTGAAATGACGAATAACGTTGAACAGGCTATGGAGAAAGTCGCTGAGATTTCGGAGTTGACCTTGAAGCAGGTTAAAGATTCTGCAGCTATTACCACGGGTCTGACTGAGCAATCAACGGTACTGCTCAGTTCGGTTGATACCTTCCATCTCGCTGAGGATGAGTAA
- the infC gene encoding translation initiation factor IF-3 has protein sequence MAKQETNINRSIRAREVRVVDDEGEQLGVMSLDDALDAAADRGLDLVEVSPNAKPPVCRIMDYGKYKYQLQKRAAEAKKKAARVEVKEVKLRPKTEIHDFNVKVKNVRRFLDAGNKVKVTIMFRGREVTHPEFGRELLQRVADEVADIGVIEFFPSMQGRFMHMVMAPNKK, from the coding sequence ATAGCTAAGCAAGAAACAAATATTAATCGGTCAATCCGGGCGCGGGAAGTTCGGGTTGTGGATGATGAAGGCGAACAACTCGGAGTTATGTCTCTTGATGACGCTCTGGATGCTGCGGCGGATCGTGGATTAGACCTTGTTGAGGTTTCTCCCAATGCCAAGCCTCCGGTATGTCGTATCATGGACTACGGCAAATATAAGTATCAGCTGCAGAAGCGTGCCGCTGAGGCCAAGAAAAAAGCGGCTCGGGTTGAGGTAAAAGAAGTTAAACTTCGTCCTAAGACTGAAATCCATGATTTCAACGTCAAGGTGAAGAATGTTCGCCGTTTTCTTGATGCTGGCAACAAGGTCAAAGTAACGATCATGTTCCGTGGTCGTGAGGTGACTCATCCCGAGTTCGGCCGCGAACTCCTCCAACGCGTGGCTGATGAAGTTGCTGATATCGGTGTGATTGAATTTTTCCCCAGTATGCAGGGGCGGTTCATGCATATGGTAATGGCACCAAACAAGAAATAA
- a CDS encoding response regulator: MAISESAKSIFFEEADEHLTILESGLLEMEQRGAQQIDASLVDKLFRSAHTLKGASALLKFNSISEISHELENLLENFKAGSIVPSDLLLDAMLAALDSMRSLLQMTHLPDYRQTAADSAERACRALQAAQAGDYEEVAIAGLEETPAQQLTNSVKVGVDKIDQMMNLLGEMTITKTHLLEQLGSVEAMKEEIDFARERLLREVTAFSERYEYTNPEEKGDENSSESTISDFDELEFDRYDELNLFSRKLQEISNDINEAVISIRSFFGQVSVDVEAIDRMTSEMKERISEIRTLPVDYLYQRFRRSMRNLSKDNNKQVDLVLEGGDTRLGRTIIDGLFDPLLHVLRNAVAHGLEAPEERKALGKPTTGIIKIVTRRSGSTATITISDDGRGIQVEKVRSKAIRLGWITEEDKLDRKDLIDLIFRPGFSTKEEADDTSGRGVGMDVVLDRLSSLNGTVDVRTTAGEGTEFILQIPLSLIIINVIQFRLGNQFFILPSALIEEIQEVTSLDIADNHVVRQDENYQIVDLNQRFSIPAMDTSRQSVLFVRTLGARLGLMVEEIVSQEDTVIRPFGKMLSEMPCFSGTSVSGGGDVRLAINPTRLSQVLESAQTIDVPAPIESAGATSSSARVLVVDDSLSIRKYASMILEANGVEVLLATNGHEALEVLEEEKVDMILTDLEMPVMHGYELLSELNRRENLRMIPRVVITSRSGGHHQEKAFKLGASDYLVKPFDEESLIRMIREYTLCSI; the protein is encoded by the coding sequence ATGGCTATTTCCGAATCTGCAAAAAGTATCTTTTTCGAAGAAGCTGACGAGCATTTAACGATTCTCGAATCGGGTTTACTCGAAATGGAACAGCGCGGGGCGCAACAAATTGATGCGTCTCTGGTCGATAAGCTGTTCCGTTCTGCTCACACCCTCAAAGGTGCTTCTGCTCTGCTGAAATTTAATTCTATCAGCGAGATCTCACACGAACTCGAAAATCTGCTGGAAAATTTCAAGGCGGGCAGTATCGTTCCATCCGACCTGTTGCTGGATGCGATGTTGGCCGCTCTCGACAGTATGCGTAGCTTACTGCAAATGACACATCTGCCTGATTATCGCCAAACAGCGGCAGATTCGGCCGAGCGGGCCTGCCGAGCGCTGCAAGCCGCCCAGGCCGGTGATTATGAGGAAGTTGCTATCGCTGGACTGGAAGAGACTCCGGCACAGCAGTTGACCAACAGTGTCAAAGTCGGTGTTGATAAGATCGACCAGATGATGAATCTTCTTGGCGAAATGACCATCACGAAGACTCACCTGCTTGAGCAGCTTGGCTCTGTCGAAGCCATGAAGGAAGAGATCGACTTTGCCCGTGAGCGGCTGTTGCGTGAGGTTACTGCTTTTTCTGAACGGTATGAATATACCAATCCGGAAGAAAAAGGCGATGAAAACAGCTCTGAGTCAACCATTTCCGATTTCGATGAACTCGAGTTTGACCGCTATGATGAGTTAAACCTGTTTTCCCGCAAGCTCCAGGAGATCAGCAATGACATCAACGAAGCGGTGATCTCCATTCGCAGCTTTTTTGGCCAGGTCAGTGTGGATGTTGAAGCCATTGACCGCATGACCTCAGAGATGAAAGAGCGTATTTCCGAAATTCGGACGTTGCCGGTCGATTATTTGTATCAACGTTTTCGTCGTTCGATGCGCAATCTCTCCAAAGATAACAACAAACAGGTGGACCTCGTTCTCGAGGGAGGTGACACCCGTTTGGGACGGACGATCATTGATGGTTTGTTTGATCCTCTTCTGCATGTGTTGCGCAATGCCGTCGCTCATGGTCTGGAAGCACCTGAAGAACGCAAGGCTCTTGGTAAACCCACGACCGGAATCATCAAGATTGTGACACGCCGCAGTGGATCGACGGCGACCATTACCATTTCGGATGATGGTCGGGGGATTCAAGTGGAAAAAGTGCGTTCCAAGGCGATTCGGCTGGGCTGGATCACCGAAGAGGACAAATTGGACCGCAAGGATCTGATCGACCTGATTTTTCGTCCCGGCTTCAGTACTAAGGAAGAGGCGGATGACACGTCTGGTCGCGGTGTCGGGATGGACGTGGTTCTCGATCGTCTGTCGTCCCTCAATGGAACGGTTGATGTCCGAACGACCGCAGGGGAGGGAACGGAGTTTATTCTGCAGATCCCATTGTCATTGATTATTATCAATGTCATTCAGTTCCGCCTCGGCAACCAGTTTTTTATCCTGCCTTCGGCTTTGATTGAAGAAATCCAAGAAGTGACCAGCCTGGATATTGCTGATAATCATGTTGTGCGTCAGGATGAAAACTATCAGATTGTTGATCTGAACCAGCGGTTCAGTATTCCTGCCATGGATACGTCGCGGCAAAGTGTTTTATTTGTACGCACCTTGGGGGCCCGTCTTGGCTTAATGGTTGAAGAGATCGTCAGTCAGGAAGATACCGTTATCCGACCTTTTGGAAAAATGCTTTCAGAAATGCCGTGTTTTTCAGGCACCAGTGTTTCCGGTGGTGGCGATGTGCGGCTGGCGATTAACCCGACCCGGTTGTCTCAGGTTCTTGAAAGCGCTCAGACCATTGACGTGCCTGCACCGATAGAAAGCGCTGGGGCAACATCATCGTCAGCACGTGTCCTTGTTGTCGACGATTCATTGAGTATCCGCAAGTACGCCTCAATGATTCTCGAAGCTAACGGGGTTGAAGTGCTGTTGGCGACGAATGGTCATGAAGCTCTCGAGGTTCTCGAGGAAGAGAAAGTCGATATGATTCTGACTGACCTGGAAATGCCGGTGATGCATGGTTATGAGTTGCTCAGCGAACTCAATCGCCGTGAAAATCTGCGGATGATACCCCGGGTCGTCATTACATCGCGTTCTGGTGGGCATCATCAGGAAAAAGCTTTTAAATTAGGTGCTTCAGACTATCTGGTTAAACCATTCGACGAAGAGTCTCTGATTCGTATGATTCGCGAATACACGCTTTGTTCGATTTAA
- the rplT gene encoding 50S ribosomal protein L20, producing MPRVKRGFKARRRRNKVLKLAKGYRGARSKLFRSATEAVDRALNYAYRDRRVKKRDFRALWIARINAAARQNGLNYSRLVYGLKQAEIGLDRKVLAEIAVADPAAFTAVVEKAKAQIQ from the coding sequence ATGCCGAGAGTAAAAAGAGGTTTCAAAGCGAGACGTCGTCGTAACAAGGTTCTTAAACTGGCCAAAGGTTATCGTGGTGCACGCAGTAAGCTGTTTCGCAGTGCCACTGAAGCCGTTGACCGGGCTCTGAATTATGCCTACCGTGACCGTCGTGTCAAAAAACGGGATTTCCGTGCCTTATGGATTGCCCGTATCAACGCAGCGGCACGTCAGAATGGACTGAATTACAGCCGACTGGTTTATGGTCTCAAACAAGCGGAAATCGGTCTCGACCGTAAAGTTCTTGCTGAGATCGCAGTGGCGGATCCTGCTGCATTCACAGCCGTTGTAGAAAAAGCCAAGGCTCAGATCCAGTAA
- the thrS gene encoding threonine--tRNA ligase: protein MAQITIQLPDGTTREYPAGVTSMEIAQSIGEGLARQTVAAKVDGELVDVQKNIDNDAQVELVTLASDEGLEVYRHTAAHVMAQAVKDLFGKEVQVTIGPAVKDGFYYDFYCENHTFTPEDFERIEARMKEVIKENLPIVRSEMSSDDAIALFKEMGEDFKVELIEDLGAETVSLYRQGDFVDLCRGPHLPSTGKLKAFKLTSVAGAYWRGDEKREMLQRIYATAFPDKKQLKAHLERLEEARKRDHRKLGRELDLFSFSEEAGAGLVIWHPKGAMLRTVIEDFERREHLRRGYDIVQGPQILRTDLWKTSGHYENYRENMYFTEVDEQGFGIKPMNCLAHMLIYKSKMRSYRDLPQRYFELGTVHRHEKSGVLHGLTRVRGFTQDDAHILCAPEQLDAEIKGVLTFVQDVMGIFGFEFEMELSTRPEKSIGSDADWERATNALLGALKDTGLPYDINEGDGAFYGPKIDIKLKDALDRYWQCATIQCDFTLPERFDLNYVGADGEKHRPVMVHRVILGSIERFIGILIEHFSGNFPLWISPVQAVVINVTDSQLEYTQKVADHLRNAGVRVQSDVRNEKLGFKIREAQMQKIPYMLVIGDKEMEQGTVTPRFRNGDNLEPMTPEQFCKFVQEESTKYH from the coding sequence ATGGCTCAGATTACGATTCAGTTGCCTGATGGTACCACGCGTGAATACCCCGCTGGTGTAACTTCGATGGAAATTGCCCAGTCCATTGGTGAAGGACTGGCACGTCAAACGGTTGCCGCTAAAGTCGATGGTGAGCTGGTTGATGTCCAGAAAAACATTGATAATGACGCTCAAGTAGAGTTGGTCACGCTTGCAAGTGATGAGGGGTTGGAGGTTTATCGTCATACCGCAGCTCACGTCATGGCTCAGGCGGTGAAAGATCTGTTTGGTAAAGAGGTCCAGGTGACGATTGGCCCGGCCGTTAAAGATGGTTTTTATTACGACTTTTACTGTGAAAACCATACGTTTACCCCGGAAGACTTTGAGCGTATCGAAGCTCGAATGAAAGAGGTTATCAAAGAAAACCTGCCGATTGTTCGTTCTGAGATGAGCAGTGATGACGCCATTGCTCTTTTCAAGGAGATGGGGGAAGACTTTAAGGTTGAATTGATTGAGGACCTGGGTGCCGAGACGGTTTCTCTGTATCGCCAGGGAGATTTTGTCGATCTGTGTCGTGGCCCTCATCTGCCCAGTACCGGCAAACTCAAAGCATTTAAATTGACCAGTGTCGCCGGCGCCTATTGGCGTGGTGACGAAAAACGTGAAATGCTGCAACGTATTTACGCCACGGCTTTTCCCGACAAGAAACAACTCAAAGCACACCTTGAACGGCTTGAAGAAGCACGTAAGCGTGATCACCGTAAACTTGGCCGTGAGCTGGACCTGTTCTCCTTCAGTGAAGAAGCCGGGGCTGGTCTGGTGATCTGGCATCCTAAAGGGGCAATGCTGCGTACGGTCATAGAAGATTTTGAGCGTCGTGAGCATCTGCGGCGTGGTTATGACATTGTTCAAGGTCCGCAGATTTTGCGCACGGACTTGTGGAAGACTTCGGGGCACTACGAGAACTACCGTGAAAATATGTATTTTACGGAAGTTGATGAGCAGGGCTTTGGCATCAAGCCGATGAACTGTCTGGCGCATATGCTGATTTATAAAAGTAAGATGCGCTCCTATCGCGATCTTCCGCAACGCTACTTTGAGCTTGGAACCGTTCATCGGCATGAAAAATCCGGTGTTCTGCATGGGCTGACCCGTGTGCGCGGCTTTACTCAGGACGATGCCCATATTCTGTGTGCTCCTGAGCAGTTGGATGCCGAGATCAAAGGGGTGCTCACCTTTGTTCAGGATGTCATGGGCATCTTTGGTTTCGAGTTTGAAATGGAGTTGTCCACCCGCCCGGAGAAATCCATCGGCAGTGATGCGGACTGGGAGCGGGCAACCAATGCATTGCTCGGTGCCTTAAAGGATACCGGCCTGCCTTATGACATCAATGAAGGGGACGGCGCATTTTACGGACCGAAGATCGATATTAAGCTCAAGGACGCTCTTGACAGGTATTGGCAGTGTGCTACAATCCAGTGCGATTTTACGCTGCCTGAACGTTTTGACCTGAATTATGTCGGTGCCGACGGCGAAAAACATCGTCCGGTCATGGTGCATCGTGTCATTCTTGGTTCGATTGAACGCTTTATCGGCATTCTGATTGAACATTTTTCAGGGAATTTCCCTTTGTGGATTTCTCCGGTCCAGGCTGTTGTCATCAATGTGACGGATAGCCAACTGGAGTACACTCAGAAGGTTGCCGACCATCTGCGAAATGCAGGTGTGCGTGTGCAGTCTGATGTGCGTAATGAAAAATTGGGCTTTAAGATTCGTGAAGCTCAAATGCAGAAAATTCCTTATATGCTGGTCATTGGGGATAAGGAGATGGAGCAGGGTACTGTCACCCCTCGTTTCCGTAACGGAGACAATCTCGAACCGATGACTCCGGAACAGTTCTGTAAATTTGTGCAGGAAGAAAGTACGAAATATCATTAG